The following are from one region of the Amycolatopsis sp. QT-25 genome:
- a CDS encoding TIGR02677 family protein, which translates to MDPLRVPPELFRFTDGSKSGLPLAILHAFGEANERLVTALGIDDVRTRLREVGWLETLDDEELVKALDQLRTQGHLDVVQNHAGDYRTASEYERRNLQYSLTRQGEAAYAGVVRANEVLNTTGALRTATLEALGERLGELVKQVEDGTDRRVFSTLAEVESHLEAFRDNTKRFNGDLQRLLRAEADLATFHEVKASTVAYLQEFLNDLEHHTHTIATRIKEIDDHGVERVWRRALNGAALPSPDQRWLELRKARWGGLRAWFLPEDGTTPRAEDLHKVARRAIITLLQVLDRITESRRRASSAVADFRELARWFTVVPAQEDLHRLWSTMFGLSSARHAHLAHADPEVVSTTASWLDAPPVEVSELLRSAGRTERFTRTGRVRDVSAIRAARAEKALQERAELEAAWSMLDTGGVVRLSAFEKLDHTVFERLLDLLGQALGSSPRADGTRRSTTSDGRIEIVLRPSRNGAVARLTTTSGVFRGPDYEIEISTAGGRA; encoded by the coding sequence ATGGATCCGCTCCGTGTTCCGCCCGAGCTGTTCCGTTTCACCGACGGCAGCAAGTCCGGGCTTCCCTTGGCGATCCTGCACGCCTTCGGTGAGGCGAACGAGCGGCTCGTGACGGCGCTCGGCATCGACGACGTCCGCACGCGGCTGCGGGAAGTCGGCTGGCTGGAGACGCTCGACGACGAAGAGCTGGTCAAGGCGCTGGATCAGCTGAGGACCCAAGGCCACCTCGACGTCGTCCAGAACCACGCGGGCGACTACCGGACCGCGTCCGAGTACGAGCGCCGCAATCTCCAGTATTCGCTCACTCGGCAGGGCGAAGCGGCGTACGCGGGGGTGGTCCGCGCGAACGAGGTGCTCAACACGACCGGCGCCCTCCGGACGGCGACGCTCGAAGCGCTGGGTGAGCGGCTCGGTGAGCTCGTAAAGCAGGTCGAAGACGGCACCGACAGGCGCGTGTTCAGCACGCTTGCCGAAGTCGAGAGTCACCTCGAGGCCTTCCGCGACAACACCAAGCGCTTCAACGGCGACCTCCAGCGCCTGCTGCGCGCCGAAGCCGACCTCGCGACGTTCCACGAGGTCAAGGCTTCCACGGTCGCGTATCTGCAGGAGTTCCTGAACGACCTCGAGCATCACACCCACACCATCGCCACCCGCATCAAGGAGATCGACGACCACGGCGTCGAGCGGGTGTGGCGGCGCGCGCTCAACGGCGCCGCCCTGCCGAGCCCGGATCAGCGCTGGCTGGAGCTCCGCAAAGCCCGCTGGGGCGGGCTGCGCGCGTGGTTCCTCCCCGAAGACGGGACGACGCCGCGAGCCGAGGACCTGCACAAGGTCGCGCGGCGGGCGATCATCACCTTGCTCCAGGTCTTGGACCGGATCACCGAATCGCGGCGGCGCGCGAGCAGCGCGGTCGCGGATTTCCGCGAGCTGGCGCGGTGGTTCACCGTCGTCCCGGCGCAGGAGGATCTGCATCGCCTGTGGTCCACGATGTTCGGGCTCAGTTCGGCGCGGCACGCGCACCTCGCCCACGCGGACCCGGAAGTGGTCAGTACGACGGCGTCGTGGCTCGACGCGCCGCCGGTCGAGGTGTCGGAACTGCTCCGGTCGGCTGGCCGCACCGAGCGGTTCACCCGGACCGGGCGGGTTCGCGACGTCAGCGCGATCAGAGCCGCGAGAGCGGAGAAAGCGCTGCAGGAACGCGCCGAACTCGAGGCGGCGTGGAGCATGCTCGACACCGGCGGGGTCGTGCGGCTTTCGGCGTTCGAGAAGCTCGACCACACCGTGTTCGAACGGCTGCTGGACCTGCTGGGGCAGGCGCTGGGCAGCAGCCCCCGCGCGGACGGCACCCGGCGGAGCACGACGTCCGACGGCCGGATCGAGATCGTCCTGAGGCCGTCGCGAAACGGCGCTGTCGCCCGCCTGACCACCACGAGTGGCGTCTTCCGCGGCCCCGACTACGAGATAGAGATCAGCACCGCCGGAGGCAGGGCGTGA
- a CDS encoding TIGR02678 family protein translates to MSLTNQLVIAEREEVARGIRALLATPLIGERGSPETFDLIRRRREPIRQWFDYYCGWTLTVEPRLGYARLVKVRAAADPTRPARRTRSGRAAFDRRRYVLLCVVAAELLTVPVTTIGLLAGRVAKASAADDLVTMFDVATRAERLAFVDVLKLLESFGVLETADGDPESFVDEVTAKVLFRVDATLLLRMLAAPVGPSQLAVPADDVALRFEELLEAVSYEQRYGLSSGRHEDTPSASDVQRNLWLRHTVFRRLVDDPVLYFAELTAEERAYLGSPTGRQLLRRAAEQGGFVLEERAEGVLLVDVDGLATDERFPDDGSNAKVAALLLLDVLDEPRTTGYLGNATAKLLKRFPRWAKTYRGKDGVRRLTVDALAVLTGFGLIRTEGELVRPLPAAARYTDRNEEAP, encoded by the coding sequence GTGAGCCTCACGAACCAACTGGTCATCGCGGAACGCGAAGAGGTCGCACGCGGGATCCGGGCACTGCTGGCCACCCCGCTGATCGGCGAACGCGGCTCCCCCGAGACCTTCGACCTCATCCGGCGCCGCCGCGAACCCATCCGGCAGTGGTTCGACTACTACTGCGGCTGGACGCTCACCGTCGAGCCCCGGCTCGGCTACGCCCGGCTGGTCAAGGTCCGCGCGGCCGCCGATCCCACCCGCCCGGCGCGACGGACGCGTTCCGGGCGCGCGGCGTTCGACCGCCGCCGCTACGTCCTGCTGTGCGTGGTGGCGGCCGAACTGCTCACGGTGCCGGTGACCACGATCGGCCTGCTCGCCGGCCGGGTCGCGAAAGCGAGCGCCGCCGACGACCTGGTCACGATGTTCGACGTCGCCACCAGAGCGGAACGCCTCGCGTTCGTGGACGTCCTGAAACTGCTGGAGTCCTTCGGCGTCCTCGAAACCGCGGACGGCGATCCGGAGTCCTTTGTGGACGAAGTGACCGCGAAGGTGTTGTTCCGGGTCGACGCGACCTTGTTGCTGCGGATGCTCGCCGCACCGGTCGGGCCGTCGCAGCTGGCCGTGCCCGCCGACGACGTCGCCTTGCGGTTCGAGGAGCTGTTGGAGGCGGTGTCGTACGAGCAGCGCTATGGGCTCTCGTCGGGCCGTCACGAAGACACGCCGAGCGCGTCGGACGTTCAGCGGAACCTGTGGCTGCGGCATACGGTCTTTCGCCGTCTCGTGGACGACCCCGTGCTGTACTTCGCCGAACTGACCGCGGAGGAGCGCGCGTACCTCGGGTCGCCGACCGGGCGCCAGTTGCTGCGGCGTGCCGCGGAACAGGGCGGTTTCGTCCTCGAGGAACGCGCGGAGGGGGTGCTGCTCGTCGACGTCGACGGGCTGGCCACCGACGAGCGGTTCCCGGACGACGGCAGCAACGCCAAGGTCGCCGCGCTGCTGCTGCTCGACGTACTCGACGAACCGCGGACGACCGGCTACCTGGGCAACGCCACCGCCAAGCTGCTGAAACGGTTCCCGCGCTGGGCCAAGACCTACCGGGGCAAGGACGGCGTGCGACGGCTGACCGTCGACGCGCTCGCGGTGCTGACCGGCTTCGGCCTGATCCGCACCGAAGGCGAACTCGTCCGGCCACTTCCGGCCGCCGCGAGGTACACCGACCGAAACGAGGAGGCGCCGTGA
- a CDS encoding TIGR02680 family protein, with product MTVTRWIPSRAGILNIWRYYDEIFEFHDGRLLLRGPNGSGKSKALELLLPFLFDASLRANRLSTFGTSERSMHWNLMGEGASGATRVGYVWLEFGMAGDKWFTCGARLQASTHTSTVHADFFTTGLRVGDGLPLVNEAGQPLTKNALEEALGGHGTVHAGAAEYRAEIRAKLFPTLSEQRYDALITALLQLRMPKLSQRLDPSLLSNLLSRALPPLGQQEIAELAEGFERLDAQRERLGSLETEVDAIRALAARQKTYAQRVLRAGAANLIAATTELDEFAAAARRSAEEYDEVAVKKEAAEERAAKLEKDVEETEARLSGLTESDSYREGQELDKLRQRALSTREKAETLRADADRVRAEADADEERSRAAEQVAKRQADLVRSMETEVRAAATRANLAGVHDELVTGLTEAEPARLRPLLQAAVRGKRDQVESVGKALDARDRAVGRRHRAEADLDRARSDFSAARERLDLTTATRELALSDLRTRLAEWAIGCRELRFPDVEALVRDAEAEVSLLGRVSAVAETVLEDIVRREAATGAALAAARAEHDELLVQAGMLETEDVFAPEAPRTRTADRAEMSGAPLWRLVDFAGSVPESAHAGIEAALEGAGLLDAWVNSHGVVEGHDVLAETGTLPVVASGRSLADVLVPEPDAELSPAKIRRILEVIAFDDVLPAGPAAIGADGAWRMGGLSGSWTKDAPAYIGAAARLRARERRIAGVRDELALREKTIAELDGELAAVRGRRELIKIERAARPGHDDLLAATRESTAAEAELTAAGAAVRHGEAAVSALEIEAKTALHELTARASENGLPTERAPLTALATALRTYCDQGENWLYEHGNLITAKQRSELCAEQADRSAANAARREDEAAEAEAERSELSAMLDAIEGSVGAGRREVLAEIDGLRANLRELAVELRAANSEAKNLAVRLGALGVRRTTDAAAREGAAKKQDAAAHRFRKLATGVFPADGGIEDLPKFQATLSAAEGVRSALDTARLVAAAWPSVPHAPSNLGEALHRLSEAVHTCRNTLSSRAELDLETDEDVQIFTAVVDGLRVGAAELLKILYAEAEQSRHEITDRESDLFDKTLTGDTRRHLAARIRQANDLVDGMNTRLDRVRTASRVAVRLVWQVSPDLPPGTKTARDLLLKDPDRLTAEDRLSLHKFFRERVEQAKADDTATSWEQQLAQVFDYTSWHRFVVEVDRANGAGWQLLTKKLHGALSGGEKAIALHLPLFAAVAAHYQAAPEAPRVILLDEVFVGVDTTNRGQVFGLLSALDLDLMLTSDHEWCTYAELGGVGIHQLITGGDGDDAVTTARFTWNGHDLLPAGVG from the coding sequence GTGACCGTGACGAGGTGGATCCCGTCCCGTGCGGGCATCCTCAACATCTGGCGCTACTACGACGAGATCTTCGAGTTCCACGACGGGCGGCTGCTGCTGCGCGGCCCCAACGGGAGCGGGAAGTCGAAGGCGCTGGAGCTGCTGCTGCCGTTCCTGTTCGACGCGAGCCTGCGTGCCAACCGGCTGTCGACCTTCGGCACCAGCGAACGCAGCATGCACTGGAACCTGATGGGCGAAGGCGCTTCCGGTGCCACGCGCGTCGGGTACGTCTGGCTGGAATTCGGCATGGCCGGGGACAAGTGGTTCACCTGCGGCGCGCGGCTTCAGGCGAGTACGCACACGAGCACGGTGCACGCCGACTTCTTCACCACCGGCCTGCGGGTGGGCGACGGCTTGCCGCTGGTCAACGAGGCAGGCCAGCCGCTGACCAAGAACGCGCTGGAGGAAGCCCTCGGCGGGCACGGGACGGTGCACGCCGGCGCGGCCGAGTACCGCGCGGAGATCCGCGCGAAACTGTTCCCCACGTTGAGCGAACAGCGGTACGACGCGCTGATCACCGCCCTGCTTCAGCTCCGGATGCCCAAACTCTCGCAGCGGCTCGACCCGAGCCTGCTGTCCAACCTGCTCTCCCGCGCGCTTCCGCCGTTGGGGCAGCAGGAGATCGCGGAACTCGCCGAGGGTTTCGAACGGCTCGACGCGCAGCGCGAACGGCTGGGCTCGCTGGAGACCGAGGTCGACGCGATCCGCGCGCTCGCCGCGCGGCAGAAGACCTACGCCCAGCGGGTGCTGCGCGCGGGCGCGGCGAATCTCATCGCCGCGACCACCGAACTCGACGAGTTCGCCGCGGCCGCCCGCCGTTCGGCCGAGGAGTACGACGAGGTCGCCGTGAAGAAGGAAGCCGCCGAGGAGCGGGCGGCGAAGCTCGAAAAGGACGTCGAAGAGACCGAAGCCCGCCTGTCCGGGTTGACCGAATCCGACTCCTACCGCGAGGGCCAGGAACTCGACAAGCTGCGGCAGCGGGCCCTGTCCACGCGGGAGAAGGCGGAAACGCTGCGCGCGGACGCGGATCGAGTGCGTGCCGAGGCGGACGCCGACGAGGAGCGGTCGCGGGCGGCTGAGCAGGTCGCGAAACGGCAGGCCGATCTCGTGCGCTCGATGGAGACCGAGGTCCGTGCCGCCGCGACCCGCGCGAATCTGGCCGGGGTGCACGACGAACTCGTCACCGGGCTGACCGAAGCGGAACCGGCCCGGCTCCGTCCGTTGCTGCAGGCCGCCGTCCGCGGCAAACGCGACCAGGTCGAGAGCGTCGGCAAGGCACTGGACGCCCGTGATCGCGCCGTCGGCCGCCGTCACCGGGCGGAGGCGGATCTCGACCGGGCGAGGTCGGACTTCTCGGCCGCGCGGGAAAGACTGGACCTCACGACGGCGACGCGGGAGCTCGCGCTGAGCGATCTGCGCACCCGGCTCGCCGAATGGGCCATCGGCTGCCGTGAGCTGCGGTTCCCCGACGTGGAGGCGCTCGTCCGGGACGCCGAGGCGGAAGTCTCGTTGCTGGGCCGGGTCAGCGCGGTCGCCGAGACGGTGCTGGAGGACATCGTCCGGCGGGAGGCGGCGACCGGTGCCGCGCTGGCCGCGGCGCGTGCCGAGCACGACGAACTCCTCGTCCAGGCCGGCATGCTCGAGACGGAGGACGTCTTCGCGCCCGAAGCGCCACGCACCCGTACGGCGGACCGGGCGGAGATGAGCGGCGCGCCGCTGTGGCGGCTGGTCGATTTCGCCGGCTCGGTCCCGGAGAGCGCGCACGCGGGGATCGAGGCCGCGCTCGAAGGCGCCGGCCTGCTGGACGCCTGGGTGAATTCCCACGGTGTCGTCGAGGGACACGACGTGCTCGCGGAGACCGGGACGCTGCCGGTGGTGGCCTCCGGCCGCTCACTCGCCGACGTCCTCGTGCCGGAACCCGACGCGGAACTCTCCCCGGCGAAGATCCGCCGGATCCTCGAAGTGATCGCCTTCGACGACGTGCTTCCCGCCGGTCCCGCCGCGATCGGCGCGGACGGCGCCTGGCGCATGGGCGGCCTGTCGGGCAGCTGGACGAAGGACGCGCCGGCGTACATCGGTGCCGCCGCCCGCCTGCGCGCCAGGGAGCGCCGGATCGCCGGGGTTCGGGACGAGCTTGCCCTCCGGGAGAAGACGATCGCCGAACTGGACGGCGAGCTGGCCGCGGTGCGCGGCAGGCGGGAGCTGATCAAGATCGAACGCGCCGCCCGCCCCGGTCACGATGATCTCCTTGCCGCGACCAGGGAATCGACCGCGGCCGAGGCGGAGCTGACCGCCGCCGGCGCGGCCGTCCGGCACGGGGAGGCGGCCGTCTCCGCGCTGGAGATCGAGGCCAAGACCGCCCTGCACGAGCTGACCGCGCGGGCTTCGGAAAACGGGCTGCCGACCGAACGCGCGCCGCTGACCGCGCTCGCCACGGCGCTGCGCACCTACTGCGACCAGGGCGAGAACTGGTTGTACGAGCACGGAAACCTGATCACCGCGAAGCAGCGGTCGGAGCTGTGCGCCGAACAGGCGGACCGGTCGGCGGCGAACGCCGCCCGGCGCGAGGACGAGGCCGCCGAAGCCGAGGCCGAACGCTCCGAGCTCAGCGCGATGCTCGACGCGATCGAGGGCAGTGTCGGCGCCGGCCGGCGCGAGGTACTCGCCGAAATCGACGGCCTGCGCGCGAACCTGCGCGAGCTCGCCGTCGAACTCCGTGCCGCGAACTCCGAAGCCAAGAATCTCGCGGTCCGGCTCGGCGCGCTCGGTGTCCGGCGCACGACCGACGCGGCCGCCCGCGAGGGCGCCGCCAAGAAGCAGGACGCCGCCGCCCACCGGTTCCGGAAACTCGCCACCGGCGTCTTCCCGGCGGACGGCGGGATCGAGGACCTGCCGAAGTTCCAGGCCACCCTGTCCGCCGCCGAAGGGGTGCGGTCGGCCCTCGACACGGCCCGGCTGGTGGCCGCGGCGTGGCCGTCCGTGCCGCACGCGCCGAGCAACCTCGGCGAGGCGCTGCACCGGCTGTCCGAGGCCGTGCACACCTGCCGGAACACGCTCAGCTCGCGGGCGGAACTCGATCTGGAGACCGACGAGGACGTCCAGATCTTCACCGCCGTCGTCGACGGACTGCGGGTGGGCGCGGCCGAACTGCTGAAGATCCTTTACGCCGAAGCGGAACAGAGCAGGCACGAGATCACCGATCGCGAAAGCGACCTGTTCGACAAAACGCTGACCGGCGACACCCGCCGCCATCTCGCGGCCCGGATCCGCCAGGCCAACGATCTCGTCGACGGCATGAACACGCGCCTGGACCGCGTGCGGACCGCGTCCAGGGTCGCCGTCCGGCTGGTCTGGCAGGTCTCCCCCGACCTGCCGCCGGGTACCAAGACCGCGCGGGACCTGCTGCTGAAGGATCCGGACCGGCTGACCGCCGAGGATCGCCTGTCCCTGCACAAGTTCTTCCGCGAGCGCGTCGAGCAGGCGAAGGCGGACGACACCGCGACGAGCTGGGAGCAGCAGCTCGCACAGGTCTTCGACTACACGTCCTGGCACCGGTTCGTGGTCGAGGTGGACCGCGCGAACGGGGCGGGCTGGCAGCTGTTGACCAAGAAGCTGCACGGCGCGCTTTCCGGTGGGGAGAAGGCGATCGCGCTGCATCTGCCGCTGTTCGCCGCCGTCGCCGCGCACTACCAGGCCGCGCCCGAAGCGCCGAGGGTGATCCTGCTCGACGAGGTGTTCGTCGGTGTCGACACCACCAACCGGGGGCAGGTGTTCGGCCTGCTGTCCGCGCTCGACCTCGATCTGATGCTGACCTCGGACCACGAATGGTGCACCTACGCCGAACTCGGCGGCGTCGGGATCCACCAGCTCATCACCGGCGGTGACGGCGACGACGCGGTGACCACGGCGCGGTTCACCTGGAACGGCCACGATCTTCTGCCCGCCGGGGTGGGTTGA
- a CDS encoding SDR family oxidoreductase, protein MTNFPARHANRVAVVTGASSGIGEATARRLAASGAAVALIARRADRLQTLAEGIERDGGTALVLAADVADAEATRAAAAEVEAKLGRADLLFNNAGVMLAAPIDELATGDWQRMIDVNMTGLMNAIGAFVPHLVASAAEKGVADLVNTSSIGAQAVFPSFAVYVASKAYVTHLSKNLRADLGPKSVRVAAIEPGLVETELQGHVTDAGALEWLDGARETLTWLKPDDIAETVAFLTSLPARVNLQQVTVMPTAQV, encoded by the coding sequence ATGACGAACTTCCCGGCACGGCACGCGAACAGGGTCGCCGTGGTCACCGGCGCGTCCAGCGGGATCGGCGAGGCGACCGCCCGGCGGCTCGCCGCCTCCGGTGCGGCGGTCGCGCTCATCGCCCGGCGGGCGGACCGGCTGCAAACCCTGGCGGAGGGAATCGAGCGCGACGGCGGTACCGCGCTCGTGCTCGCGGCCGACGTCGCCGACGCCGAGGCGACGCGGGCCGCGGCGGCCGAGGTGGAGGCGAAACTGGGCCGCGCGGACCTGCTGTTCAACAACGCGGGCGTGATGCTGGCCGCGCCGATCGACGAACTCGCGACCGGCGACTGGCAGCGCATGATCGACGTCAACATGACGGGCCTGATGAACGCGATCGGCGCGTTCGTCCCGCATTTGGTGGCTTCGGCGGCCGAGAAGGGTGTCGCGGACCTGGTGAACACCTCGTCCATCGGCGCCCAGGCCGTCTTCCCGTCCTTCGCCGTGTACGTCGCGTCGAAGGCGTACGTGACGCATTTGTCGAAGAACCTTCGCGCCGACCTCGGCCCGAAGAGCGTGCGGGTCGCGGCGATCGAGCCGGGTCTGGTCGAGACCGAGCTTCAGGGACATGTCACCGACGCCGGCGCGCTGGAGTGGCTGGACGGCGCGCGCGAGACGCTGACCTGGCTGAAGCCGGACGACATCGCCGAGACCGTGGCGTTCCTGACCTCGCTCCCGGCACGGGTGAACCTCCAGCAGGTCACCGTGATGCCGACCGCGCAGGTCTGA
- a CDS encoding TetR/AcrR family transcriptional regulator, translating into MTTSRRQRWDAARNRTQVLEAARECFAERGLATDVREIARRANVGVATLYRHFPTKDDLIEAVLEQDVAEWTAVSERAKAAEDPWEGIGLFVERTLAMMALHRAFLDGLTVTEGALEACRAHLAESLDGLVERAHREGRLRAGITSADIGLQILALGRIVELTSAQGDDVWRKHAGLVLGALAS; encoded by the coding sequence ATGACCACTTCGCGACGTCAGCGCTGGGACGCGGCGCGGAACCGGACGCAGGTGCTGGAGGCCGCACGTGAGTGCTTCGCCGAACGCGGTCTCGCGACCGACGTCCGGGAGATCGCGCGGCGGGCGAACGTCGGTGTCGCCACCCTGTACCGCCACTTCCCGACCAAGGACGACCTGATCGAAGCCGTGCTGGAGCAGGACGTCGCCGAGTGGACGGCCGTCTCCGAGCGCGCGAAGGCCGCCGAGGACCCGTGGGAGGGGATCGGCCTGTTCGTCGAGCGGACCCTGGCGATGATGGCTCTTCACCGGGCGTTCCTGGACGGGCTCACCGTCACCGAGGGCGCCCTCGAAGCCTGCCGGGCGCATCTCGCGGAGAGCCTCGACGGTCTCGTCGAACGCGCGCACCGAGAGGGACGCCTGCGGGCCGGGATCACCTCCGCCGACATCGGCCTGCAGATCCTCGCCCTCGGCCGGATCGTCGAATTGACCTCCGCGCAGGGCGATGACGTCTGGCGCAAGCACGCCGGTCTGGTCCTGGGCGCGCTCGCGTCGTGA
- a CDS encoding SDR family NAD(P)-dependent oxidoreductase, whose product MSTLVITGGTDGLGRALAADRLRAGHTVVVVGRSEEKFRALAANGDAHFIQADLREVAENLRVTKEIAARFPVVDTLVLGAAYVHRDRQTTGEGLEHNFALYYLSRHIFASELQEVLTAAERPLILDTTVPGTPGNVVHWDDLQLERGYTWKIANLQSRRLVLLSALRLASGHVRYVLYNPGFVRTSHQGALGRSSRAMVGVLAKTLGTPPEKAILPMLDLIANRPEAPLSAYRRGKRLALDDATPEEAERLHQETARLLRGLTGRT is encoded by the coding sequence ATGTCCACGCTCGTGATCACCGGGGGAACCGACGGACTCGGCCGCGCGCTGGCGGCCGACCGGTTGCGCGCGGGCCACACCGTCGTCGTGGTGGGCCGCAGTGAAGAGAAATTCCGCGCGCTGGCAGCGAACGGCGACGCGCACTTCATCCAGGCCGACCTGCGTGAAGTCGCGGAGAACCTGCGCGTCACCAAGGAGATCGCCGCCCGGTTCCCCGTCGTCGACACGCTGGTGCTGGGGGCCGCGTACGTGCACCGGGACCGGCAGACGACCGGCGAAGGCCTCGAACACAACTTCGCGCTGTACTACCTGAGCCGCCACATCTTCGCGTCGGAACTCCAGGAGGTCCTCACTGCCGCCGAACGGCCGCTGATCCTCGACACCACCGTCCCCGGCACGCCGGGGAACGTCGTCCACTGGGACGATCTCCAGCTCGAACGGGGCTACACCTGGAAGATCGCGAACCTCCAGAGCCGCAGGCTCGTCCTGTTGTCCGCGCTCCGGCTGGCGTCCGGCCACGTGCGATACGTGCTCTACAACCCCGGTTTCGTCCGCACGAGCCACCAAGGCGCCCTCGGCAGGAGTTCGCGCGCGATGGTCGGCGTCCTCGCGAAGACCCTTGGCACTCCACCGGAAAAGGCCATCCTGCCGATGCTCGATCTCATCGCGAACCGCCCGGAGGCACCGCTGAGCGCTTATCGGCGCGGCAAACGCCTCGCACTCGACGACGCCACGCCCGAGGAAGCCGAGCGACTCCATCAGGAGACCGCCCGGCTACTGCGAGGCCTCACTGGACGAACTTGA
- a CDS encoding ABC transporter permease: MKKILTVAEMALRELLRRRSVLLILMLLPLLFYLSRRGDHLGQSIRFVCLGLGWALSTAALFAGSASRAMEPRLRLSGYRPHQLYLGRLGALWTVGFLLSAPYFVLILVDQHDVRYGSVALIMALTVAVSAPFGLALSSVLPRELEGTLVLLMVIGLQMMADPSGLIARLLPFWSSREIGTYAIDHTDVGYLTRGIAHGVLSFVFLLGAVALASGIRLRHRSHLKFVQ; encoded by the coding sequence GTGAAGAAGATCCTGACGGTCGCGGAGATGGCGCTGCGCGAACTGCTGCGGCGCCGGTCGGTCCTGCTGATCCTGATGCTGCTGCCGTTGCTGTTCTACTTGAGCAGGCGCGGCGATCACCTCGGCCAGTCCATCCGGTTCGTCTGCCTCGGTCTCGGCTGGGCGCTGAGCACCGCCGCGCTGTTCGCCGGCAGTGCGAGCCGTGCCATGGAACCCCGGCTGCGGCTCTCGGGTTACCGCCCGCATCAGCTGTACCTCGGCCGCCTGGGTGCACTGTGGACGGTCGGTTTCCTCTTGTCCGCGCCGTATTTCGTGCTGATCCTCGTCGACCAGCACGACGTCCGGTACGGCTCGGTCGCGCTGATCATGGCGCTGACGGTCGCCGTGTCGGCGCCGTTCGGGCTCGCGCTCAGTTCCGTGCTGCCGCGTGAACTCGAAGGGACGCTCGTGCTGCTGATGGTCATCGGGTTGCAGATGATGGCCGACCCGTCGGGCCTGATCGCGCGACTGCTGCCGTTCTGGTCCAGCCGCGAGATCGGCACCTACGCCATCGACCACACGGACGTCGGCTACCTGACCAGGGGGATCGCGCACGGGGTGCTTTCGTTCGTGTTCCTGCTCGGCGCGGTCGCCCTCGCGTCGGGAATCCGGCTGCGGCACCGCTCGCATCTCAAGTTCGTCCAGTGA
- a CDS encoding ATP-binding cassette domain-containing protein, whose protein sequence is MNHDGWLSALTHELRRRGVAGEAARQVVAEAAVHLRESGGDPMRVFGPPAAYASAVAESVGRPRRRPGEVLLEARGITKKYGRRTVLDDVGLVVRSGEIAAVIGANGCGKSTFLSICAGLTGADEGEVRVRGALGYCPQDAGTADFLDAEEHFALIGAGRGMAREESARIGAARAAALDWTPARGGQARHLSGGTRQKLNLVLAGLGEPDVLLLDEPYQGFDKGSYLDFWHQVWQWREAGKAIVVVTHLLNRLDRVDTVLELSPAREAVA, encoded by the coding sequence ATGAACCACGACGGATGGCTTTCCGCGCTGACGCACGAGCTGCGTCGTCGCGGTGTCGCCGGGGAGGCGGCGCGGCAGGTGGTCGCGGAGGCGGCGGTGCACCTGCGGGAAAGCGGCGGAGACCCGATGCGGGTCTTCGGGCCGCCCGCCGCCTACGCCTCGGCCGTGGCCGAAAGTGTGGGACGGCCGAGGCGCCGTCCCGGCGAGGTGCTGCTGGAGGCTCGGGGCATCACGAAGAAATACGGCCGCCGGACGGTGCTGGACGACGTCGGCCTCGTGGTGCGCTCCGGGGAGATCGCCGCGGTGATCGGGGCGAACGGCTGCGGCAAGAGCACCTTCCTGAGCATCTGCGCCGGGCTCACCGGCGCGGACGAGGGCGAGGTCCGCGTGCGTGGTGCGCTCGGCTACTGCCCGCAGGACGCCGGCACGGCGGACTTCCTCGACGCGGAAGAGCATTTCGCGCTGATCGGCGCCGGCCGCGGGATGGCCCGCGAGGAGTCGGCCCGGATCGGGGCGGCCCGTGCCGCGGCGCTGGACTGGACGCCCGCGCGGGGTGGGCAGGCCCGGCACCTTTCCGGCGGGACCCGGCAGAAGCTGAACCTCGTGCTCGCCGGGCTCGGCGAACCGGACGTGCTCCTGCTCGACGAGCCCTACCAGGGTTTCGACAAGGGTTCCTACCTCGACTTCTGGCATCAGGTGTGGCAATGGCGGGAGGCGGGCAAGGCGATCGTGGTGGTCACCCATCTGCTGAACCGGCTGGACCGGGTCGACACCGTCCTCGAACTCTCCCCGGCCAGGGAGGCGGTCGCGTGA
- a CDS encoding PadR family transcriptional regulator, translating to MDQDRRGQWLRGVLAPCVLALVAERESYGYELAQALDAAGLGPIQGGTLYPVLLRLQRFGLVTASWRDGTAGPARKYYRITADGRETLRHATADWQEFSAGVASILREGR from the coding sequence GTGGATCAGGACCGGCGAGGCCAATGGCTGCGGGGAGTGCTGGCGCCCTGCGTGCTGGCGCTGGTCGCGGAGCGGGAGTCCTACGGCTACGAGCTGGCCCAAGCGCTCGACGCGGCCGGGCTGGGCCCCATCCAGGGCGGCACGCTCTATCCGGTGCTGCTGCGGCTGCAACGGTTCGGCCTGGTCACCGCGAGCTGGCGGGACGGGACGGCCGGGCCCGCGCGCAAGTACTACCGGATCACCGCGGACGGCCGGGAAACACTGCGGCACGCCACCGCCGACTGGCAGGAGTTCTCCGCCGGGGTGGCCTCGATCTTGCGGGAGGGAAGATGA